The sequence CACAACACCGGTGGCAATTGCAGAGACCGGCATCGAATCCACCGCACAGGTAGCGGGCGACTGCGCCCAGACCATGCCGCCAGAGCGACGCATATAGCTACAGCTCTTCGAACCATCGTCACCCATGCCAGAAAACACAATGGCGCCCGCCCGGTTGCCATAGTGGCGAGCCAAACGCGCCATCACCTGATCGGCTGATGGTCGATACGGACCAAGCCAGGCGAGGCTGTTCGGCGCAATCACGCCACTATCGTAAATATCCACCTGGTTGTCCGGTGGCACCACATAAATACTTTTTTCACGCAGCACGCGCGACCGTTCGCAGGTTACAACACTCCACTGGGTGCTCAGCAGCAACGCTTTTTGTAAGCTCTGGCTGATTTCAGCGTTAATGTGCTGTGCATAAACAAATGCAACGCCTTCTAATTCCGGCGAAAGCGCCTTCAAAAAACGGGTTACGGCCTCTGGGCCGCCGGTCGATGCGGCCAGTACCCAAACTTCTTGCGCCTTTACACCTTCCTCGGGCTTGGCCACGCCTGTACACAGCTGTAATTTAGCCGCAAAACGTTTCGCTCTGTCGTGCCCACCGAGGTTGCCGTAGCACTCCATATCGTCGTAAATCACCGGACAGTCGCTACTCTCCAGGTGCTCGACAATCGCTAGTGCGCTGTCCTGCTGGAGGTTCAAACGCACCACCCAGGCATCAACAGCTGGCAGCTCTGCTAGCAGGTTTCTCACAGACGCCATTTTCGCGATGGCCACCCGATGACCGGTTGCTTCGACCAACGAAACCAGGTCGTTTAACTGGGCCTGGGAGTCAGCCAATACCCCGAAGGTCAGGGTTTCGGCAGCCAAAAGATCACCTCGCTTTTGCTTCTTCCAGCAATTCCGCAATGCTGGAGAGCAAAAGTTCTTCCTGGTATGGCTTACCCAGGTATTTGTTTACACCCAGACTCATAGCGCGTTCCCTATGCTTGTCGCCTGTACGCGAGGTAATCATGATAATTGGCAGATGGCGCAACCGGCTGCTGCTGCGAATGTTCTTTGCAACTTCGAAACCGTCCATGCGCGGCATTTCAATATCCAGCAGCATGAGGTCGGGAATGTCGTCATCCTGCAAAACCCGCAACGCATCGACGCCATCTTTCGCGGTAGTCACGTTAAAGCCTTCGCGCTCCAAAAAGCGTGTGGTTACTTTTCGAACGGTTACCGAGTCATCCACCACCATAACAGTTTTGGTGGTATCTTCAGGTGCTTCTACTGGCGGCAGAGCGTCCCGCAGGCGCATTTCAATCACTTTGGCGTTGGCGATTTCTTTACGCATGAGTGCGTGCGGATCGAGGATCACAACAACACTACCGTCACCCATCAGGGTCGCACCGGACAAACCCTGCACAGCACTAAACTGCACACCCAGGCTTTTCACGACAACTTCGCGGCTGCCCAGGAGGTTATCCACCTGCACCGCCATGGCGTTATCTGCCGAACGCACCAGGAGAACCGGCAGCGGCAATGCGTGGCCATCGAGTTGCGGCAAAGTGTCGTTGCTGAGCATCGACCCCAGGTAACGCACTTGGTAATTCTCGCCGGCGTACTCAAAGCGCGCATCTTCGGTAGTGTAATAGTGTTCCAGTTCGAACGGGCTCACCCGCACAATACCTTCGATGGTATTCAATGGAATCGCGTAAGTATCCTGACCAATTTCAACCATGAGGGCGCGGTTGACCGACACCGTAAACGGCAGGCGAACAATGAACTCCGTACCCTTGCCCCATGCAGAATCGATGGTAACGGAGCCACCAAGCGCTTTAATCTCGGACGTTACAACGTCCAACCCTACGCCGCGACCGGAAATCTGCGTTACTTTTTCTGCGGTACTGAAACCCGCGTGCAAAATAAACTGCATCACATCAAAATCGCTCAAGCCAGCGTCAGCACTCATAAGCCCGCGCTCGATCGCTTTTTCCCGTACGCGACGCAAATCGATACCGCGCCCGTCGTCGGCAAGGCGGATAATGACATCACCACCTTCGCGGCCGAGCGTAAGTACAATCCGGCCCGTTTCCGATTTACCAGCACTCAAGCGATCTTCAGGTGCTTCAACCCCGTGATCCACCGCATTGCGCAACATGTGCTCCAGCGGCGGCACCATGCGCTCCAGTACCGAACGGTCCAGTTCACCTTCGACATTGTCCAGCTCGAAGCTCACACTCTTGCCCAACTCACTGGAAACCTGACGAACAATGCGGCGCAAACGCGGAACCAGGCGTGAGAAAGGAACCATGCGCGAGCGCATAAGACCTTCCTGCAAAGTGGTGTTGATGCGGGACTGTTGCAGCAGCAACGTTTCGGTATCGCGGATATTATCGGTCAGGGTTTCCCGCAAATCGATAAGGTCGGACGCGGACTCAATCAGCGAGCGCGAAAGCTGCTGCAAGTGAGAATAGCGGTCCATCTCCAGGGGGTCGAAATCTTCGTGCGCGGCCATTTGCTCCTGGCGGAACAATACCTGCGCTTCGGTTTCAATATCCAGGCGACGCAGCTGTTCCTGAAGGCGGAACAGTGTGGAATCAATATCGTCGAGTGAATTAGAAAAATCACTCACCTGCTGTTCAATACGCGCGCGGTTGATTGACGTTTCCCCCGCGAGGTTTACCAGCTCTTCCAGCAGCTCGGCTGATACCTTAATAACCTCCTGCGGTCCACTGGGCTTGCGCGCAATCGCCTGGCCGCCCGGGGTGGGTGCCGGCGATGGCATCGTAAACTCACCGACGTCTGGCGCCTTTGGTTTGGGCGCAAACGGCACGACATTCGATTCAGGCGCCGGAGCCATTGTTTGCTGTGGTGTAGCGTCTTGATCGGCT comes from Teredinibacter turnerae and encodes:
- a CDS encoding chemotaxis protein CheB — encoded protein: MAAETLTFGVLADSQAQLNDLVSLVEATGHRVAIAKMASVRNLLAELPAVDAWVVRLNLQQDSALAIVEHLESSDCPVIYDDMECYGNLGGHDRAKRFAAKLQLCTGVAKPEEGVKAQEVWVLAASTGGPEAVTRFLKALSPELEGVAFVYAQHINAEISQSLQKALLLSTQWSVVTCERSRVLREKSIYVVPPDNQVDIYDSGVIAPNSLAWLGPYRPSADQVMARLARHYGNRAGAIVFSGMGDDGSKSCSYMRRSGGMVWAQSPATCAVDSMPVSAIATGVVSYQGSPENLARQFVYRRLIPPKAINN